Proteins encoded in a region of the Bradyrhizobium sp. CB3481 genome:
- a CDS encoding HAMP domain-containing protein, whose amino-acid sequence MSDFSPEASPAVRRVPKGKTPVNGQADPLQDLLHALQAMRAGDFSVRMTGDHIGIEGKIADTFNEIVAANQRMAQQLERVGQVVGREGKTRQRVKFDLSSGSWADMEGSVNTLIDDLLWPTREVTRAVAAVAQGDLLQTVQLDVDGRPLGGEFLQSANIVNTMIKQLGVFTSEVTRVAREVGTEGKLGGQAQVPEVTGVWKDLTESVNSMANNLTGQVRNIAEVTIAVANGDLSKKITVDVRGEILQLKEAINTMVDQLRSFASEVTRVAREVGTDGKLGGQAIVPGVAGTWKDLTDSVNAMCGNLTAQVRNIANVTTAVARGDLSRKITVDVRGEILELKDTINTMVDQLNSFASEVTRVAREVGTEGKLGGQAQVPGVAGTWKDLTDNVNFMASNLTAQVRNIADVATAIAGGDLSKKITVNVSGEILQLKETLNTMVDQLNAFAGEVTRVAREVGTEGRLGGQANVLGVAGTWKDLTESVNSMASNLTAQVRNIAEVTTAVANGDLSKKITVDVRGEILELKDTINTMVDQLNAFAGEVTRVAREVGTEGKLGGQANVRGVAGTWKDLTDNVNSMAGNLTAQVRNIAEVATAVAKGDLSKKITVNVSGEILQLKETLNTMVDQLNAFAGEVTRVAREVGTDGKLGGQAEVPGVAGTWKDLTDSVNSMAGNLTAQVRNIAEVATAIAGGDLSRKITVDVRGEILQLKETLNTMVDQLNRFAGEVTRVAREVGTEGRLGGQANVPGVAGTWKDLTDNVNSMAGNLTGQVRNIAEVTTAVAKGDLSKKITVDVKGEILELKNTVNTMVDQLNAFASEVTRVAREVGTEGKLGGQAQVPEVAGTWKDLTDNVNFMASNLTAQVRNIAEVATAIAGGDLSKKITVDVRGEILLLKDTLNTMVEQLRSFAAEVTRVAREVGTEGRLGGQAVVPGVGGTWKDLTDNVNLLAANLTTQVRNIAEVTTAVARGDLSRKITVDVKGEILELKNTINTMVDQLNAFAGEVTRVAREVGTEGKLGGQAQVPGVAGTWKDLTDTVNFMAANLTEQVRGIVKVVTAVANGDLKQSLTVKSKGEVAALADTINNMTATLATFADQVTSVAREVGVEGRLGGQANVPGAAGTWKDLTGNVNLLAANLTSQVRSIAEVATAVTKGDLTRSIQVDARGEMAELKDTINTMIGNLRLTTQVNTEQDWLKTNLARFTNMLQGLRDLSTVGRLLLTELAPLIDAHMGAIYQVENADSPQLRLLSSYAGDGAHPHPQAIQFGEGLIGQCALDKRQRLVSNIPEGTAPINSALFRVVPRNIVVFPVLFENQVKAVIELSSISSFTTSQLTFLEQLTDSIGIVLNSIEATMQTEGLLKQSQQLAGELQTQQKELQQTNEQLEQKAQQLAERNVEVERKNQEIEQARRALEEKATELALTSKYKSEFLANMSHELRTPLNSILILGQQLTENPDGNLSAKQVEFARTIHGAGTDLLNLISDILDLSKIESGTVTVDAEEILTSNLLETVGRPFKHEAENRHLSFNISVDESLPRSMVTDSKRLQQVLKNLLSNAFKFTAEGGVKLDVSSAVGGWSAEHPILNHAPAVVAFEVTDTGIGIPLEKQKLIFEAFQQADAGTSRKYGGTGLGLAISRELASLLGGEIHLRSAPGKGSTFVLYLPLKYSGPTIAPRTPAPSPFTPPPALQVAATQERVIEQLPDDRLDLAPGDTILLIVEDDPHYARVLIDLARDKGFKVLVASRGAEALELAKQFQPAAVSLDVFLPDMLGWTVLSQLKHNPLTRHIPVQIITLDEDRQHALARGAFSFVNKPTTTEGVSAALSQIKEYAKPRRKRLLIVEDNAAEQMSITELLGHDDIEILTADTGADALSTLRNQPCDCVVLDLRLPDMSGFEVLDRLRNDESLSNVPVVVFTGRELSAEEDAELHTMARSIVVKGVESPERLLDETSLFLHRVITELPVDKQRMLEKLNSSDEDLVGKTALLVDDDARNIFALSSVLERRGMKVLTATTGHEAIALVESTPNVAIVLMDIMMPQMDGYQTIGVIRQNPSFGRLPIIALTAKAMKGDREKCLEAGASDYLAKPVNTEQLLLAIRMWLHR is encoded by the coding sequence ATGAGTGACTTTTCTCCCGAAGCATCACCCGCTGTTCGCCGCGTTCCCAAAGGCAAGACCCCCGTCAACGGACAAGCCGATCCCCTACAGGATCTCCTGCACGCGCTGCAGGCGATGCGCGCGGGCGATTTCTCGGTCCGCATGACCGGCGATCACATCGGCATCGAGGGCAAGATCGCCGACACCTTCAACGAAATCGTCGCCGCCAACCAGCGCATGGCGCAGCAGCTCGAGCGCGTCGGCCAGGTGGTGGGGCGCGAAGGCAAGACGCGCCAACGCGTCAAATTCGACCTTTCGAGCGGCTCGTGGGCGGACATGGAAGGCTCCGTCAACACGCTGATCGACGACCTGCTGTGGCCGACCCGCGAAGTCACGCGCGCGGTCGCTGCCGTGGCTCAAGGCGATCTGTTGCAGACCGTGCAGCTCGACGTCGACGGCCGCCCGCTTGGCGGCGAATTCCTGCAGTCGGCCAACATCGTCAACACGATGATCAAGCAGCTCGGCGTATTCACCTCGGAAGTGACGCGCGTGGCGCGCGAGGTCGGCACCGAGGGCAAGCTCGGTGGCCAGGCCCAGGTGCCGGAGGTGACCGGCGTCTGGAAGGACCTCACCGAGAGCGTCAACTCGATGGCCAACAACCTCACCGGCCAGGTCCGCAACATCGCCGAGGTCACCATCGCGGTCGCCAATGGCGACTTGTCGAAAAAGATCACCGTCGACGTCCGCGGCGAGATCCTGCAGCTCAAGGAAGCCATCAACACGATGGTCGACCAGCTCCGCTCCTTCGCTTCCGAAGTGACGCGCGTCGCCCGCGAGGTCGGTACCGACGGCAAGCTCGGCGGCCAGGCGATCGTGCCCGGCGTCGCCGGCACGTGGAAGGATTTGACCGACTCGGTCAACGCGATGTGCGGCAACCTCACCGCGCAGGTCCGCAACATCGCCAACGTCACCACCGCGGTCGCCCGCGGCGACCTTTCGCGCAAGATCACGGTCGACGTGCGCGGCGAGATTCTTGAGCTGAAGGACACCATCAACACGATGGTCGACCAGCTAAACTCGTTCGCCTCGGAAGTGACGCGCGTGGCGCGCGAGGTCGGCACCGAAGGCAAGCTCGGCGGCCAGGCCCAGGTGCCTGGTGTGGCCGGCACCTGGAAGGACCTCACCGACAACGTCAACTTCATGGCCTCCAACCTGACGGCGCAGGTCCGCAATATCGCTGACGTCGCCACCGCCATCGCGGGCGGCGACCTCTCCAAGAAGATCACGGTGAACGTATCGGGCGAAATCCTTCAGCTGAAGGAAACGCTCAATACGATGGTCGACCAGCTCAACGCCTTCGCCGGCGAAGTCACACGCGTGGCGCGCGAGGTCGGCACTGAAGGACGGCTCGGCGGCCAGGCCAACGTGCTCGGCGTCGCCGGCACCTGGAAGGACCTCACCGAGAGCGTCAACTCGATGGCGTCGAACCTGACCGCGCAGGTCCGCAACATCGCCGAGGTGACGACCGCGGTCGCCAATGGCGACTTGTCGAAGAAGATCACGGTGGACGTGCGCGGCGAAATTCTCGAGCTGAAGGACACCATCAACACGATGGTCGACCAGCTCAACGCTTTTGCCGGCGAAGTGACGCGCGTGGCGCGCGAGGTCGGCACCGAAGGCAAGCTCGGCGGCCAGGCCAACGTGCGCGGCGTCGCCGGCACCTGGAAGGATCTCACCGACAACGTCAACTCGATGGCCGGCAACCTCACCGCCCAGGTCCGCAACATCGCCGAAGTCGCGACCGCGGTGGCGAAGGGCGACCTTTCGAAGAAGATCACGGTCAACGTGTCAGGCGAAATCCTTCAGCTGAAGGAAACGCTCAACACGATGGTCGACCAGCTCAACGCCTTCGCCGGCGAAGTGACGCGCGTGGCGCGCGAGGTCGGCACCGACGGCAAGCTCGGCGGCCAGGCCGAAGTGCCCGGCGTCGCCGGCACCTGGAAGGACTTGACGGACTCGGTGAACTCGATGGCCGGCAATCTCACCGCCCAGGTCCGTAACATCGCCGAAGTCGCGACCGCGATTGCCGGCGGCGACCTCTCGCGCAAGATCACCGTCGACGTGCGCGGCGAGATCCTGCAGCTCAAGGAAACGCTGAACACGATGGTCGACCAGCTCAACCGCTTCGCGGGCGAAGTGACCCGCGTGGCGCGCGAGGTCGGCACCGAGGGACGATTGGGCGGTCAGGCCAACGTGCCCGGCGTCGCCGGCACCTGGAAAGACCTCACCGACAACGTCAACTCGATGGCCGGCAACCTCACCGGCCAGGTCCGCAACATCGCCGAAGTCACCACGGCGGTGGCGAAGGGCGACCTGTCGAAGAAGATCACCGTCGACGTCAAGGGCGAAATTCTCGAGCTGAAGAACACCGTCAACACGATGGTCGACCAGCTCAACGCCTTCGCTTCGGAAGTCACCCGCGTGGCGCGCGAGGTCGGCACCGAAGGCAAGCTCGGCGGCCAGGCCCAAGTGCCTGAAGTCGCCGGCACCTGGAAGGACCTCACCGACAACGTCAACTTCATGGCCTCGAACCTGACCGCGCAGGTCCGCAACATCGCCGAGGTCGCGACCGCGATCGCCGGCGGCGACCTCTCCAAGAAGATCACGGTCGACGTCCGCGGCGAAATCCTGCTGCTCAAGGACACCCTCAATACGATGGTCGAGCAGCTCCGCTCCTTCGCCGCCGAAGTGACGCGCGTGGCGCGCGAGGTCGGCACCGAGGGCCGGCTCGGCGGCCAGGCCGTGGTGCCCGGCGTCGGCGGCACCTGGAAAGACCTTACCGACAACGTCAACCTCCTGGCGGCCAACCTCACCACGCAGGTCCGCAACATCGCCGAAGTCACGACCGCCGTGGCGCGCGGCGACCTCTCGCGCAAGATCACGGTCGACGTGAAGGGCGAAATCCTCGAACTGAAGAACACCATCAATACGATGGTCGACCAGCTCAACGCCTTCGCCGGCGAAGTGACGCGCGTGGCGCGCGAAGTCGGCACCGAAGGCAAGCTCGGCGGCCAGGCGCAGGTGCCCGGCGTCGCCGGCACCTGGAAGGACCTCACCGACACCGTCAATTTCATGGCCGCCAACCTGACCGAACAGGTCCGCGGCATCGTCAAGGTGGTGACCGCGGTCGCCAACGGCGATCTGAAGCAGAGCCTGACGGTGAAATCGAAGGGCGAGGTCGCAGCCCTCGCCGACACCATCAACAACATGACCGCCACGCTCGCGACTTTCGCCGATCAGGTCACCAGCGTGGCGCGCGAGGTCGGCGTCGAGGGACGCCTCGGCGGCCAGGCCAACGTGCCCGGTGCTGCCGGCACCTGGAAGGACCTCACCGGCAACGTCAACCTGCTCGCCGCCAACCTGACCTCGCAGGTGCGCTCGATCGCCGAGGTGGCGACCGCCGTGACCAAGGGCGACCTAACCCGCTCGATCCAGGTCGATGCCCGCGGCGAAATGGCCGAACTCAAGGACACCATCAATACGATGATCGGCAATCTTCGCCTGACCACGCAGGTGAATACCGAGCAGGATTGGCTGAAGACCAACCTCGCCCGATTCACCAACATGCTGCAGGGCCTGCGCGACCTCTCCACCGTGGGCCGGCTGCTGTTGACCGAGCTGGCGCCCCTGATCGACGCGCATATGGGCGCGATCTACCAGGTGGAGAACGCCGACAGCCCGCAACTCCGCCTGCTCTCCTCCTATGCCGGCGACGGCGCCCATCCGCATCCGCAAGCCATACAGTTCGGCGAAGGGCTGATCGGCCAGTGCGCCCTCGACAAGCGGCAGCGGCTGGTGTCGAACATCCCCGAAGGCACCGCTCCGATCAACTCGGCCTTGTTCCGCGTCGTCCCGCGGAACATCGTCGTGTTTCCGGTTTTGTTCGAGAACCAGGTGAAGGCCGTGATCGAGCTTTCCTCGATCTCTTCGTTCACCACCTCGCAGCTGACCTTCCTCGAACAATTGACCGACAGCATCGGCATCGTGCTCAACTCGATCGAGGCCACGATGCAGACCGAGGGCCTGCTCAAGCAGTCGCAGCAGCTCGCCGGCGAGCTGCAGACCCAGCAGAAGGAATTGCAGCAGACCAACGAGCAGCTCGAGCAGAAGGCCCAGCAGCTTGCCGAGCGCAACGTCGAGGTCGAGAGAAAGAACCAGGAAATCGAGCAGGCCCGCCGCGCGCTCGAGGAAAAGGCGACCGAGCTCGCGCTGACCTCGAAGTACAAGTCGGAATTCCTCGCCAACATGTCGCACGAGCTGCGTACGCCGCTGAACAGCATCCTGATCCTCGGCCAGCAGCTCACCGAGAATCCGGACGGCAATCTGTCGGCCAAGCAGGTCGAGTTCGCCCGCACTATCCACGGCGCCGGCACCGATCTGCTCAACCTGATCAGCGACATTCTCGACCTGTCGAAGATCGAATCCGGTACCGTGACGGTCGATGCCGAGGAGATCCTGACGTCGAACCTTCTGGAAACCGTCGGGCGGCCGTTCAAGCATGAGGCCGAGAACCGCCACCTCTCGTTCAACATCAGTGTCGACGAAAGCCTGCCGCGCAGCATGGTGACCGACTCCAAGCGGCTGCAGCAGGTGCTGAAGAACCTGTTGTCGAACGCCTTCAAGTTTACCGCGGAGGGCGGCGTCAAGCTGGACGTGTCGTCCGCGGTCGGCGGCTGGAGCGCCGAGCACCCGATCCTCAACCACGCGCCGGCCGTCGTCGCCTTCGAGGTGACCGACACCGGCATCGGCATTCCGCTGGAAAAGCAGAAGCTGATCTTCGAGGCGTTCCAGCAGGCGGATGCCGGCACCAGCCGCAAATACGGCGGCACCGGCCTCGGCCTTGCCATCAGCCGCGAGCTCGCCAGCCTGCTCGGCGGCGAGATCCATCTGCGCAGCGCGCCCGGCAAAGGCTCTACCTTCGTGCTCTATCTGCCGCTGAAATATTCCGGCCCGACCATCGCGCCGCGCACCCCTGCCCCGTCGCCTTTCACGCCGCCTCCGGCACTGCAGGTCGCGGCGACCCAGGAGCGGGTCATCGAGCAATTGCCGGACGACCGCCTCGACCTTGCACCGGGCGATACGATTCTCCTGATCGTCGAGGACGATCCGCATTATGCGCGTGTGCTGATCGATCTGGCGCGCGACAAGGGCTTCAAGGTGCTGGTGGCGAGCCGCGGCGCCGAAGCGCTCGAACTCGCCAAGCAGTTCCAGCCGGCCGCGGTTTCGCTCGACGTATTCCTGCCCGACATGCTGGGCTGGACGGTGCTCAGCCAGCTCAAGCACAATCCGCTGACGCGGCACATTCCGGTGCAGATCATCACGCTCGACGAAGACCGCCAGCACGCGCTGGCGCGCGGCGCGTTCTCCTTCGTCAACAAGCCGACGACGACCGAGGGCGTCAGCGCGGCACTGTCGCAGATCAAGGAATATGCCAAGCCGCGCCGCAAGCGCCTGTTGATCGTGGAGGACAACGCCGCCGAGCAGATGAGCATCACCGAATTGCTCGGTCATGACGACATCGAGATCCTCACCGCCGACACCGGCGCGGACGCGTTGTCGACGCTGCGGAACCAGCCCTGCGACTGCGTCGTGCTGGACCTGCGGCTGCCCGATATGAGCGGTTTTGAGGTGCTCGACAGGCTACGCAACGATGAATCGCTGTCGAATGTGCCGGTCGTGGTGTTCACGGGACGGGAACTCTCGGCCGAGGAAGACGCGGAACTTCACACCATGGCGAGAAGCATCGTGGTGAAGGGCGTGGAGTCGCCGGAACGCCTGCTCGACGAAACGTCGCTGTTTTTGCACCGTGTGATCACGGAATTGCCGGTCGACAAGCAGAGGATGCTCGAAAAGCTCAATAGTTCCGATGAGGATCTTGTTGGCAAGACCGCGCTTCTCGTCGACGACGATGCACGCAACATTTTCGCACTATCGAGCGTTCTCGAACGGCGCGGAATGAAAGTGCTGACCGCGACGACCGGCCATGAGGCCATCGCGCTGGTCGAATCCACCCCAAATGTCGCAATCGTGCTGATGGATATCATGATGCCGCAGATGGACGGATATCAGACCATTGGCGTTATCAGGCAAAACCCCTCCTTTGGCCGCCTGCCGATCATTGCGCTGACCGCCAAGGCGATGAAGGGCGACCGTGAGAAATGCCTCGAGGCCGGCGCTTCGGACTATCTCGCCAAGCCCGTCAATACCGAGCAGTTATTGCTCGCCATACGAATGTGGTTACACCGCTGA
- a CDS encoding branched-chain amino acid ABC transporter substrate-binding protein gives MKSLKLIGLALGASLALSTTALAQDISIAVAGPMTGGESAFGRQMKNGAEQAVADINAAGGVLGKKLALQVGDDACDPKQARSVAEKFASAKIPFVAGHFCSSSSIPASEAYADGNVLQITPASTNPLFTERKLWNVARVCGRDDQQGLVAADYIVKNYKGKNIAILNDKTTYGKGLADETKKALNKAGVTEKMFESYNKGDKDFNSIVSRLKRDNIDLVFVGGYHQEAGLILRQMRDQGLKTVLMAGDAMNDKEFASITGAAAEGTLFTFGPDPRNKATAKAIVEKFKSKNIDPEGYTLYTYAAMQVWSQAVAKAKTTDPKKVMETIKAGEWDTVLGKLGFDAKGDIKVIDYVVYKWDAKGNYAEINPKGS, from the coding sequence ATGAAATCACTGAAACTCATCGGCCTGGCATTGGGCGCATCGTTGGCGCTGTCGACAACGGCGCTGGCGCAGGACATCTCCATCGCAGTGGCCGGCCCGATGACGGGCGGCGAATCCGCATTCGGCCGGCAGATGAAGAACGGCGCCGAACAGGCGGTGGCCGACATCAACGCCGCCGGCGGCGTGCTCGGCAAGAAGCTCGCCCTGCAGGTCGGCGACGATGCCTGCGATCCCAAGCAGGCGCGCTCGGTGGCGGAAAAGTTCGCCAGCGCCAAGATCCCGTTCGTCGCCGGTCACTTCTGCTCGTCCTCGTCGATCCCGGCCTCCGAAGCCTATGCCGACGGCAACGTCTTGCAGATCACGCCGGCCTCGACCAACCCGCTGTTCACCGAGCGCAAGCTGTGGAACGTCGCGCGCGTCTGCGGCCGTGACGACCAGCAGGGCCTGGTCGCCGCCGATTACATCGTCAAGAACTACAAGGGCAAGAACATCGCCATCCTCAACGACAAGACCACCTACGGCAAGGGTCTCGCCGACGAGACCAAGAAGGCGCTCAACAAGGCCGGCGTCACCGAGAAGATGTTCGAGTCCTACAACAAGGGCGACAAGGACTTCAACTCGATCGTCTCGCGCCTGAAGCGCGACAACATCGATCTCGTCTTCGTCGGCGGCTACCATCAGGAAGCCGGCCTGATCCTGCGCCAGATGCGCGACCAGGGCCTCAAGACGGTGTTGATGGCGGGTGACGCCATGAACGACAAGGAGTTCGCTTCGATCACCGGCGCCGCCGCTGAAGGCACGCTGTTCACCTTCGGCCCCGACCCGCGCAACAAGGCAACCGCGAAGGCGATCGTCGAGAAGTTCAAGTCCAAGAACATCGATCCGGAAGGCTACACCCTCTACACCTATGCGGCGATGCAGGTGTGGTCGCAGGCGGTGGCGAAGGCCAAGACCACCGACCCGAAAAAGGTGATGGAGACCATCAAGGCCGGCGAATGGGACACCGTGCTCGGCAAGCTCGGCTTTGATGCCAAGGGCGACATCAAGGTGATCGACTACGTCGTCTACAAGTGGGACGCCAAGGGCAACTACGCCGAGATCAATCCGAAGGGTTCCTGA
- a CDS encoding ABC transporter ATP-binding protein, with amino-acid sequence MSSSTPLLAIRSLRAAYGKIEALKGVDIDINAGEIVALIGANGAGKSTLMMTIFGRPRARSGRIEFDGQDITGVPTHEIARLRIAQSPEGRRIFPRMSVAENLQMGADATDSSESDRASGLERVFALFPRLKERMTQRGGTLSGGEQQMLAIGRALMSRPRLLMLDEPSLGLAPLIARQIFDAIRTLNRQDGLTVLIVEQNANHALKLAHRGYVMVNGLITLSGTGSELLQRPEIRAAYLEGGRRE; translated from the coding sequence ATGTCATCATCCACTCCCCTGCTCGCGATCCGCTCGCTGCGCGCCGCCTACGGCAAGATCGAGGCACTCAAGGGCGTCGATATCGACATCAATGCCGGTGAGATCGTCGCGCTGATCGGGGCCAACGGCGCCGGCAAGTCGACGCTGATGATGACGATCTTCGGCCGGCCGCGCGCCCGTTCCGGCCGCATCGAATTCGATGGCCAGGACATTACCGGCGTGCCGACGCATGAGATTGCCCGGCTGCGCATCGCGCAATCCCCCGAGGGCCGCCGCATCTTCCCGCGCATGAGTGTGGCCGAGAACCTGCAAATGGGCGCTGACGCGACCGACTCAAGCGAGAGCGACCGGGCAAGCGGGCTGGAACGCGTCTTCGCCCTGTTCCCGCGGCTCAAGGAACGCATGACCCAGCGCGGCGGCACGCTGTCCGGCGGCGAACAGCAGATGCTGGCGATCGGCCGCGCACTGATGAGCCGCCCCCGCCTTTTGATGCTGGACGAGCCCTCGCTCGGGCTCGCGCCGCTGATCGCACGGCAGATTTTCGATGCGATCAGGACGTTGAACCGGCAGGACGGCCTCACCGTCCTGATCGTCGAACAGAACGCCAACCACGCCCTGAAACTGGCCCATCGCGGCTATGTCATGGTCAACGGCCTCATCACGCTGTCCGGAACCGGCAGCGAATTGCTGCAGCGCCCGGAAATCCGCGCTGCCTATCTGGAAGGCGGCCGGCGGGAATAG